In Tachysurus fulvidraco isolate hzauxx_2018 chromosome 11, HZAU_PFXX_2.0, whole genome shotgun sequence, one DNA window encodes the following:
- the mffa gene encoding mitochondrial fission factor homolog B isoform X6: protein MNGAAFPSPTAEMAEMNRIHYELQYTEGISQRMRVPEMLKVASYASEEKDGSANPGHDLLHTTMMQVPDRIIVAGDQEDTQFSRPRDLDLIQSTPLETLSLKTPPRVLTLNERPLDFMEMEHPSEEVRTQTRARRERSVSENAAVRHNGQVPRNDSSKPSLRGGSTSSNLQHDSRFALDTTMEGGEDLAVGDATALRRQIIKLNRRLQLLEEENKERAKREMIMYSITVAFWLINSWVWLRR, encoded by the exons ATGAACGGAGCGGCGTTTCCGTCTCCCACGGCCGAGATGGCCGAGATGAACCGCATCCACTACGAGCTTCAGTACACGGAGGGCATCAGCCAGCGCATGCGTGTACCTGAGATGCTGAAGGTCGCCTCGTACGCCAGCGAGGAGAAGGACGGTAGCGCCAATCCAGGCCACGATTTGCTGCACACCACCATGATGCAGGTCCCCGATAGGATCATCGTAGCAG GAGACCAGGAAGACACACAGTTCTCCAGACCTAGAGATCTGGATCTGATCCAGTCCACACCGCTTGAGACGTTGTCTCTGAAGACTCCGCCTCGGGTTCTCACCCTCAACGAACGGCCTCTTGACTTCATGGAAATGGAGCATCCCAGTGAAGAG gtacgtACGCAGACACGAGCACGCAGAGAACGTTCAGTCAGCGAAAACGCAGCTGTGCGTCACAACGGCCAGGTGCCCAGAAACGACTCCTC TAAGCCTTCTCTCAGGGGAGGTTCCACCTCCTCTAACCTCCAGCATGACAGCAG ATTTGCACTGGACACGACTATGGAAGGTGGAGAAGATCTGGCTGTGGGAGACGCTACAGCTTTAAGGAGACAG ATCATCAAACTGAACCGAAGGCTGCAGCTCTTAGAGGAAGAGAATAAAGAGCGAGCCAAGCGTGAGATGATCATGTACTCCATTACTGTGGCCTTCTGGCTCATCAACAGCTGGGTGTGGCTCCGCCgctga
- the mffa gene encoding mitochondrial fission factor homolog B isoform X5 has translation MNGAAFPSPTAEMAEMNRIHYELQYTEGISQRMRVPEMLKVASYASEEKDGSANPGHDLLHTTMMQVPDRIIVAGDQEDTQFSRPRDLDLIQSTPLETLSLKTPPRVLTLNERPLDFMEMEHPSEEVRTQTRARRERSVSENAAVRHNGQVPRNDSSGKPSLRGGSTSSNLQHDSRFALDTTMEGGEDLAVGDATALRRQIIKLNRRLQLLEEENKERAKREMIMYSITVAFWLINSWVWLRR, from the exons ATGAACGGAGCGGCGTTTCCGTCTCCCACGGCCGAGATGGCCGAGATGAACCGCATCCACTACGAGCTTCAGTACACGGAGGGCATCAGCCAGCGCATGCGTGTACCTGAGATGCTGAAGGTCGCCTCGTACGCCAGCGAGGAGAAGGACGGTAGCGCCAATCCAGGCCACGATTTGCTGCACACCACCATGATGCAGGTCCCCGATAGGATCATCGTAGCAG GAGACCAGGAAGACACACAGTTCTCCAGACCTAGAGATCTGGATCTGATCCAGTCCACACCGCTTGAGACGTTGTCTCTGAAGACTCCGCCTCGGGTTCTCACCCTCAACGAACGGCCTCTTGACTTCATGGAAATGGAGCATCCCAGTGAAGAG gtacgtACGCAGACACGAGCACGCAGAGAACGTTCAGTCAGCGAAAACGCAGCTGTGCGTCACAACGGCCAGGTGCCCAGAAACGACTCCTC AGG TAAGCCTTCTCTCAGGGGAGGTTCCACCTCCTCTAACCTCCAGCATGACAGCAG ATTTGCACTGGACACGACTATGGAAGGTGGAGAAGATCTGGCTGTGGGAGACGCTACAGCTTTAAGGAGACAG ATCATCAAACTGAACCGAAGGCTGCAGCTCTTAGAGGAAGAGAATAAAGAGCGAGCCAAGCGTGAGATGATCATGTACTCCATTACTGTGGCCTTCTGGCTCATCAACAGCTGGGTGTGGCTCCGCCgctga
- the mffa gene encoding mitochondrial fission factor homolog B isoform X7, with product MNGAAFPSPTAEMAEMNRIHYELQYTEGISQRMRVPEMLKVASYASEEKDGSANPGHDLLHTTMMQVPDRIIVAGDQEDTQFSRPRDLDLIQSTPLETLSLKTPPRVLTLNERPLDFMEMEHPSEEVRTQTRARRERSVSENAAVRHNGQVPRNDSSFALDTTMEGGEDLAVGDATALRRQIIKLNRRLQLLEEENKERAKREMIMYSITVAFWLINSWVWLRR from the exons ATGAACGGAGCGGCGTTTCCGTCTCCCACGGCCGAGATGGCCGAGATGAACCGCATCCACTACGAGCTTCAGTACACGGAGGGCATCAGCCAGCGCATGCGTGTACCTGAGATGCTGAAGGTCGCCTCGTACGCCAGCGAGGAGAAGGACGGTAGCGCCAATCCAGGCCACGATTTGCTGCACACCACCATGATGCAGGTCCCCGATAGGATCATCGTAGCAG GAGACCAGGAAGACACACAGTTCTCCAGACCTAGAGATCTGGATCTGATCCAGTCCACACCGCTTGAGACGTTGTCTCTGAAGACTCCGCCTCGGGTTCTCACCCTCAACGAACGGCCTCTTGACTTCATGGAAATGGAGCATCCCAGTGAAGAG gtacgtACGCAGACACGAGCACGCAGAGAACGTTCAGTCAGCGAAAACGCAGCTGTGCGTCACAACGGCCAGGTGCCCAGAAACGACTCCTC ATTTGCACTGGACACGACTATGGAAGGTGGAGAAGATCTGGCTGTGGGAGACGCTACAGCTTTAAGGAGACAG ATCATCAAACTGAACCGAAGGCTGCAGCTCTTAGAGGAAGAGAATAAAGAGCGAGCCAAGCGTGAGATGATCATGTACTCCATTACTGTGGCCTTCTGGCTCATCAACAGCTGGGTGTGGCTCCGCCgctga
- the mffa gene encoding mitochondrial fission factor homolog B isoform X1, with protein MNPALEKMNGAAFPSPTAEMAEMNRIHYELQYTEGISQRMRVPEMLKVASYASEEKDGSANPGHDLLHTTMMQVPDRIIVAGDQEDTQFSRPRDLDLIQSTPLETLSLKTPPRVLTLNERPLDFMEMEHPSEEVRTQTRARRERSVSENAAVRHNGQVPRNDSSGVSPPSPSTLRALSLRRPPDEVQGVSGARSVLSFLQSSTRRAYQQLLEVLDENQRSKPSLRGGSTSSNLQHDSRFALDTTMEGGEDLAVGDATALRRQIIKLNRRLQLLEEENKERAKREMIMYSITVAFWLINSWVWLRR; from the exons ATGAACCCAGCTTTGGAGAAG ATGAACGGAGCGGCGTTTCCGTCTCCCACGGCCGAGATGGCCGAGATGAACCGCATCCACTACGAGCTTCAGTACACGGAGGGCATCAGCCAGCGCATGCGTGTACCTGAGATGCTGAAGGTCGCCTCGTACGCCAGCGAGGAGAAGGACGGTAGCGCCAATCCAGGCCACGATTTGCTGCACACCACCATGATGCAGGTCCCCGATAGGATCATCGTAGCAG GAGACCAGGAAGACACACAGTTCTCCAGACCTAGAGATCTGGATCTGATCCAGTCCACACCGCTTGAGACGTTGTCTCTGAAGACTCCGCCTCGGGTTCTCACCCTCAACGAACGGCCTCTTGACTTCATGGAAATGGAGCATCCCAGTGAAGAG gtacgtACGCAGACACGAGCACGCAGAGAACGTTCAGTCAGCGAAAACGCAGCTGTGCGTCACAACGGCCAGGTGCCCAGAAACGACTCCTC AGG tgtttctcctccttctccgtCCACTCTGCGTGCTCTGTCACTCCGTCGTCCCCCTGATGAGGTGCAGGGTGTTTCTGGTGCACGCAGCGTTCTCTCCTTCCTCCAGTCCAGCACTCGTCGGGCCTACCAGCAGCTTCTGGAGGTCCTGGATGAGAACCAGCGCAG TAAGCCTTCTCTCAGGGGAGGTTCCACCTCCTCTAACCTCCAGCATGACAGCAG ATTTGCACTGGACACGACTATGGAAGGTGGAGAAGATCTGGCTGTGGGAGACGCTACAGCTTTAAGGAGACAG ATCATCAAACTGAACCGAAGGCTGCAGCTCTTAGAGGAAGAGAATAAAGAGCGAGCCAAGCGTGAGATGATCATGTACTCCATTACTGTGGCCTTCTGGCTCATCAACAGCTGGGTGTGGCTCCGCCgctga
- the mffa gene encoding mitochondrial fission factor homolog B isoform X8 has protein sequence MNPALEKMNGAAFPSPTAEMAEMNRIHYELQYTEGISQRMRVPEMLKVASYASEEKDGSANPGHDLLHTTMMQVPDRIIVAGDQEDTQFSRPRDLDLIQSTPLETLSLKTPPRVLTLNERPLDFMEMEHPSEEVRTQTRARRERSVSENAAVRHNGQVPRNDSSVSPPSPSTLRALSLRRPPDEVQGVSGARSVLSFLQSSTRRAYQQLLEVLDENQRSKPSLRGGSTSSNLQHDSRFALDTTMEGGEDLAVGDATALRRQIIKLNRRLQLLEEENKERAKREMIMYSITVAFWLINSWVWLRR, from the exons ATGAACCCAGCTTTGGAGAAG ATGAACGGAGCGGCGTTTCCGTCTCCCACGGCCGAGATGGCCGAGATGAACCGCATCCACTACGAGCTTCAGTACACGGAGGGCATCAGCCAGCGCATGCGTGTACCTGAGATGCTGAAGGTCGCCTCGTACGCCAGCGAGGAGAAGGACGGTAGCGCCAATCCAGGCCACGATTTGCTGCACACCACCATGATGCAGGTCCCCGATAGGATCATCGTAGCAG GAGACCAGGAAGACACACAGTTCTCCAGACCTAGAGATCTGGATCTGATCCAGTCCACACCGCTTGAGACGTTGTCTCTGAAGACTCCGCCTCGGGTTCTCACCCTCAACGAACGGCCTCTTGACTTCATGGAAATGGAGCATCCCAGTGAAGAG gtacgtACGCAGACACGAGCACGCAGAGAACGTTCAGTCAGCGAAAACGCAGCTGTGCGTCACAACGGCCAGGTGCCCAGAAACGACTCCTC tgtttctcctccttctccgtCCACTCTGCGTGCTCTGTCACTCCGTCGTCCCCCTGATGAGGTGCAGGGTGTTTCTGGTGCACGCAGCGTTCTCTCCTTCCTCCAGTCCAGCACTCGTCGGGCCTACCAGCAGCTTCTGGAGGTCCTGGATGAGAACCAGCGCAG TAAGCCTTCTCTCAGGGGAGGTTCCACCTCCTCTAACCTCCAGCATGACAGCAG ATTTGCACTGGACACGACTATGGAAGGTGGAGAAGATCTGGCTGTGGGAGACGCTACAGCTTTAAGGAGACAG ATCATCAAACTGAACCGAAGGCTGCAGCTCTTAGAGGAAGAGAATAAAGAGCGAGCCAAGCGTGAGATGATCATGTACTCCATTACTGTGGCCTTCTGGCTCATCAACAGCTGGGTGTGGCTCCGCCgctga
- the mffa gene encoding mitochondrial fission factor homolog B isoform X2, whose product MLQMNGAAFPSPTAEMAEMNRIHYELQYTEGISQRMRVPEMLKVASYASEEKDGSANPGHDLLHTTMMQVPDRIIVAGDQEDTQFSRPRDLDLIQSTPLETLSLKTPPRVLTLNERPLDFMEMEHPSEEVRTQTRARRERSVSENAAVRHNGQVPRNDSSGVSPPSPSTLRALSLRRPPDEVQGVSGARSVLSFLQSSTRRAYQQLLEVLDENQRSKPSLRGGSTSSNLQHDSRFALDTTMEGGEDLAVGDATALRRQIIKLNRRLQLLEEENKERAKREMIMYSITVAFWLINSWVWLRR is encoded by the exons ATGCTCCAG ATGAACGGAGCGGCGTTTCCGTCTCCCACGGCCGAGATGGCCGAGATGAACCGCATCCACTACGAGCTTCAGTACACGGAGGGCATCAGCCAGCGCATGCGTGTACCTGAGATGCTGAAGGTCGCCTCGTACGCCAGCGAGGAGAAGGACGGTAGCGCCAATCCAGGCCACGATTTGCTGCACACCACCATGATGCAGGTCCCCGATAGGATCATCGTAGCAG GAGACCAGGAAGACACACAGTTCTCCAGACCTAGAGATCTGGATCTGATCCAGTCCACACCGCTTGAGACGTTGTCTCTGAAGACTCCGCCTCGGGTTCTCACCCTCAACGAACGGCCTCTTGACTTCATGGAAATGGAGCATCCCAGTGAAGAG gtacgtACGCAGACACGAGCACGCAGAGAACGTTCAGTCAGCGAAAACGCAGCTGTGCGTCACAACGGCCAGGTGCCCAGAAACGACTCCTC AGG tgtttctcctccttctccgtCCACTCTGCGTGCTCTGTCACTCCGTCGTCCCCCTGATGAGGTGCAGGGTGTTTCTGGTGCACGCAGCGTTCTCTCCTTCCTCCAGTCCAGCACTCGTCGGGCCTACCAGCAGCTTCTGGAGGTCCTGGATGAGAACCAGCGCAG TAAGCCTTCTCTCAGGGGAGGTTCCACCTCCTCTAACCTCCAGCATGACAGCAG ATTTGCACTGGACACGACTATGGAAGGTGGAGAAGATCTGGCTGTGGGAGACGCTACAGCTTTAAGGAGACAG ATCATCAAACTGAACCGAAGGCTGCAGCTCTTAGAGGAAGAGAATAAAGAGCGAGCCAAGCGTGAGATGATCATGTACTCCATTACTGTGGCCTTCTGGCTCATCAACAGCTGGGTGTGGCTCCGCCgctga
- the mffa gene encoding mitochondrial fission factor homolog B isoform X4: MNGAAFPSPTAEMAEMNRIHYELQYTEGISQRMRVPEMLKVASYASEEKDGSANPGHDLLHTTMMQVPDRIIVAGDQEDTQFSRPRDLDLIQSTPLETLSLKTPPRVLTLNERPLDFMEMEHPSEEVRTQTRARRERSVSENAAVRHNGQVPRNDSSGVSPPSPSTLRALSLRRPPDEVQGVSGARSVLSFLQSSTRRAYQQLLEVLDENQRRFALDTTMEGGEDLAVGDATALRRQIIKLNRRLQLLEEENKERAKREMIMYSITVAFWLINSWVWLRR, translated from the exons ATGAACGGAGCGGCGTTTCCGTCTCCCACGGCCGAGATGGCCGAGATGAACCGCATCCACTACGAGCTTCAGTACACGGAGGGCATCAGCCAGCGCATGCGTGTACCTGAGATGCTGAAGGTCGCCTCGTACGCCAGCGAGGAGAAGGACGGTAGCGCCAATCCAGGCCACGATTTGCTGCACACCACCATGATGCAGGTCCCCGATAGGATCATCGTAGCAG GAGACCAGGAAGACACACAGTTCTCCAGACCTAGAGATCTGGATCTGATCCAGTCCACACCGCTTGAGACGTTGTCTCTGAAGACTCCGCCTCGGGTTCTCACCCTCAACGAACGGCCTCTTGACTTCATGGAAATGGAGCATCCCAGTGAAGAG gtacgtACGCAGACACGAGCACGCAGAGAACGTTCAGTCAGCGAAAACGCAGCTGTGCGTCACAACGGCCAGGTGCCCAGAAACGACTCCTC AGG tgtttctcctccttctccgtCCACTCTGCGTGCTCTGTCACTCCGTCGTCCCCCTGATGAGGTGCAGGGTGTTTCTGGTGCACGCAGCGTTCTCTCCTTCCTCCAGTCCAGCACTCGTCGGGCCTACCAGCAGCTTCTGGAGGTCCTGGATGAGAACCAGCGCAG ATTTGCACTGGACACGACTATGGAAGGTGGAGAAGATCTGGCTGTGGGAGACGCTACAGCTTTAAGGAGACAG ATCATCAAACTGAACCGAAGGCTGCAGCTCTTAGAGGAAGAGAATAAAGAGCGAGCCAAGCGTGAGATGATCATGTACTCCATTACTGTGGCCTTCTGGCTCATCAACAGCTGGGTGTGGCTCCGCCgctga
- the mrpl44 gene encoding 39S ribosomal protein L44, mitochondrial: MAACRTLVSRGVLTLGLHYQRVCRSVLVTQSREKKRWMKSYTLLMERKRRLEGPPAPSPRSQQPNWDHHAEVEAFSARLNERFSTDLLKTAFVNPCYIRSEEERRRSLGVDGESTALNLRDNTELQEHGRRFTLVFLSDWCRDSFPGLPEDGVAAIVSHLTGSEVMCRVALNLAVEELAMTAEFPVPDDVLQATFFAVIGALEQSSGSGRAGLFIRDFLVTQLIGKDLFDMWKVSNPMGLLVEELSRRGASLPEPRLLQSSGASTVLPLYFVGLYCDKKLLAHGPGETLSAAEDEAARVALRKLFNYTENRKPFDFSTKQEQPETSAVKQAISRG; the protein is encoded by the exons ATGGCGGCGTGTAGGACGCTTGTGAGTCGTGGTGTGTTAACGCTTGGGCTTCATTATCAGCGTGTGTGCAGAAGTGTCCTGGTCACACAGAGCAGGGAGAAGAAGCGATGGATGAAGTCTTACACGCTGCTCatggagaggaagaggagactCGAAGGACCTCCAGCACCGAGCCCACG ctctCAGCAGCCTAACTGGGACCATCACGCCGAGGTGGAGGCGTTCAGCGCCCGGCTAAATGAACGCTTCTCCACAGACCTCCTGAAGACGGCGTTTGTGAACCCCTGCTACATTCGCTCTGAGGAGGAGAGACGCCGCTCGTTGGGTGTAGATGGAGAGAGCACAGCACTAAACCTCAGAGACAACACGGAGCTGCAGGAACACGGGCGTAGATTCACACTG GTTTTCCTCAGTGACTGGTGCAGGGACAGCTTCCCCGGTTTGCCGGAAGACGGCGTAGCGGCCATCGTGAGTCATCTGACTGGGTCGGAGGTCATGTGCCGTGTGGCTCTGAACCTGGCGGTGGAGGAGCTGGCGATGACGGCGGAGTTTCCTGTTCCAGACGACGTGCTTCAGGCGACGTTCTTCGCTGTAATCGGTGCGCTGGAGCAAAGCAGCGGCTCAGGGAGGGCGGGGCTTTTCATCAGG gACTTCCTCGTGACACAGCTTATAGGGAAGGACCTGTTTGACATGTGGAAGGTGTCGAACCCTATGGGGTTATTGGTGGAAGAGCTGAGTCGCAGAGGAGCTTCACTCCCTGAGCCACGCCTCCTCCAGTCCTCAGGAGCCAGCACAGTCCTCCCACTTTACTTCGTCGGCCTTTACTG tgatAAGAAGCTGCTGGCTCATGGTCCTGGTGAGACTCTATCAGCTGCAGAGGACGAGGCAGCACGCGTGGCTCTGAGGAAACTCTTCAACTACACAGAAAACCGTAAACCGTTCGACTTCTCCACAAAACAAGAGCAGCCTGAAACATCAGCAGTGAAGCAGGCGATTAGCAgaggataa
- the mffa gene encoding mitochondrial fission factor homolog B isoform X3 — protein sequence MNGAAFPSPTAEMAEMNRIHYELQYTEGISQRMRVPEMLKVASYASEEKDGSANPGHDLLHTTMMQVPDRIIVAGDQEDTQFSRPRDLDLIQSTPLETLSLKTPPRVLTLNERPLDFMEMEHPSEEVRTQTRARRERSVSENAAVRHNGQVPRNDSSGVSPPSPSTLRALSLRRPPDEVQGVSGARSVLSFLQSSTRRAYQQLLEVLDENQRSKPSLRGGSTSSNLQHDSRFALDTTMEGGEDLAVGDATALRRQIIKLNRRLQLLEEENKERAKREMIMYSITVAFWLINSWVWLRR from the exons ATGAACGGAGCGGCGTTTCCGTCTCCCACGGCCGAGATGGCCGAGATGAACCGCATCCACTACGAGCTTCAGTACACGGAGGGCATCAGCCAGCGCATGCGTGTACCTGAGATGCTGAAGGTCGCCTCGTACGCCAGCGAGGAGAAGGACGGTAGCGCCAATCCAGGCCACGATTTGCTGCACACCACCATGATGCAGGTCCCCGATAGGATCATCGTAGCAG GAGACCAGGAAGACACACAGTTCTCCAGACCTAGAGATCTGGATCTGATCCAGTCCACACCGCTTGAGACGTTGTCTCTGAAGACTCCGCCTCGGGTTCTCACCCTCAACGAACGGCCTCTTGACTTCATGGAAATGGAGCATCCCAGTGAAGAG gtacgtACGCAGACACGAGCACGCAGAGAACGTTCAGTCAGCGAAAACGCAGCTGTGCGTCACAACGGCCAGGTGCCCAGAAACGACTCCTC AGG tgtttctcctccttctccgtCCACTCTGCGTGCTCTGTCACTCCGTCGTCCCCCTGATGAGGTGCAGGGTGTTTCTGGTGCACGCAGCGTTCTCTCCTTCCTCCAGTCCAGCACTCGTCGGGCCTACCAGCAGCTTCTGGAGGTCCTGGATGAGAACCAGCGCAG TAAGCCTTCTCTCAGGGGAGGTTCCACCTCCTCTAACCTCCAGCATGACAGCAG ATTTGCACTGGACACGACTATGGAAGGTGGAGAAGATCTGGCTGTGGGAGACGCTACAGCTTTAAGGAGACAG ATCATCAAACTGAACCGAAGGCTGCAGCTCTTAGAGGAAGAGAATAAAGAGCGAGCCAAGCGTGAGATGATCATGTACTCCATTACTGTGGCCTTCTGGCTCATCAACAGCTGGGTGTGGCTCCGCCgctga